In one window of Oryza sativa Japonica Group chromosome 9, ASM3414082v1 DNA:
- the LOC4346545 gene encoding uncharacterized protein, which yields MASETLLPPPTTTVAALTDDTLLDILRRLAPADLLRAALVCHRWRRAAARCVMAAPPPLLGYFFHPADTPLTAHIVAPIAALHPAAFVPLDSSSPSSPRLSLDGTKGFTIYDVHLGLVLLLPASLPSGVLPRILVLDPASRRRALLPQPPRDALPGDRWRGLRHIIGAAVLSRSHPSRLCFDAVCLTVDDENPRAWVASYRDGECSWRALPQDTGVTVAFDPFWFEGRCVHAAGDIYWHICNSGRLLKLDPTTLSFSYLLAPSELGDRNKKFRIGEAPEDGRLGMAAMEDQEMQFWVRGEASGSDNGWFLQKRMNMRKVFDTVPGLPRDKLSRTVSIWLSDIDAGRTGKLFFETEGYGRYSFHMDTGKLERLATEDGKEYGHPIYAYFMAWPPAFLAPEKSEFPGGDH from the coding sequence ATGGCGTCGGAAACCCTCCTTccgccaccgacgacgacggtCGCCGCCCTCACCGACGACACCCTACTCGacatcctccgccgcctcgcccccgccgacctcctccgcgccgccctcgtCTGCCACCgctggcgccgcgccgccgcacgctGCGTCATGGCCGCGCCTCCCCCACTCCTCGGCTACTTCTTCCACCCCGCCGACACGCCCCTCACGGCGCACATCGTCGCGCCCAtcgccgccctccaccccgCCGCCTTCGTCCCCCTcgactcctcctccccctcctccccgcgcctctCCCTCGACGGGACCAAGGGCTTCACCATCTACGACGTCCACCTCGGCCTCGTGCTCCTCCTCCCGGCGTCGCTCCCCTCCGGTGTCCTCCCCCGCATCCTCGTCCTCGACcctgcctcccgccgccgcgcgctgctccCGCAGCCCCCGCGCGACGCGCTGCCGGGCGACCGCTGGCGTGGCCTTCGGCACATAATCGGCGCCGCCGTGCTCTCGCGCTCCCACCCGAGCAGGCTCTGCTTCGACGCCGTCTGCCtcaccgtcgacgacgagaacccGCGCGCCTGGGTCGCCTCCTACCGCGACGGCGAGTGCAGCTGGAGGGCGCTCCCGCAGGACACCGGAGTCACGGTCGCGTTCGACCCCTTCTGGTTCGAGGGCCGCTGCGTGCACGCCGCGGGGGACATCTACTGGCACATCTGCAACTCCGGCCGCCTGCTCAAGCTCGACCCTACCACGCTCTCCTTCTCCTACCTGCTGGCGCCGTCCGAGCTGGGGGACAGGAACAAGAAGTTTCGAATCGGGGAGGCGCCGGAGGACGGGAGGCTCGGCATGGCGGCCATGGAGGACCAGGAGATGCAGTTCTGGGTGCGCGGGGAGGCAAGCGGGAGCGACAACGGCTGGTTCCTGCAGAAGAGGATGAACATGCGCAAGGTGTTCGACACCGTGCCCGGGCTGCCCAGGGACAAGTTGAGCCGGACCGTGTCCATCTGGCTCAGCGACATCGACGCGGGCCGCACAGGGAAGCTATTCTTCGAAACAGAGGGGTATGGGCGCTACTCCTTCCATATGGACACAGGCAAGCTGGAGCGCTTGGCCACTGAAGATGGAAAGGAGTATGGCCACCCCATCTATGCCTACTTCATGGCCTGGCCTCCTGCCTTCCTAGCTCCAGAAAAATCTGAATTTCCG